The following are encoded in a window of Diorhabda sublineata isolate icDioSubl1.1 chromosome 5, icDioSubl1.1, whole genome shotgun sequence genomic DNA:
- the LOC130444714 gene encoding uncharacterized protein LOC130444714: MPTKYIRKGTVQRGKWTEADLLRAAEAVKNGVMGLREACRTFNNIPPPTLRRRLKNNDFIKRTLGPPCILGIQNELKIGFHIQKLQKHGFAPTRENVRAMAFHLADQLKIKHTFNRDSKLAGYDWLHMFLQRHPDLIVRKAEGISLARCNGMNKEKVSAYFNLLETTLMEAGLVNKPGHIFNMDETGLQLNNKPGYVIAQKGSKNVAAITSSEKGETITVISCCNAEGFYIPPACIFKGKNKKTEFEDDMPPGSVVYMNEKSAYINTDLMFTWLKEHFVPRKSDGKILLLLDGHASHCNSVEMLEYADEHNVILFCLPGHTTQLLQPLDRCFFKSLKAFWNKACNTFVKANPGRKISRMQFGQLLSEAWSKAATVDNAMSAFKSTGICTFNPGAIPEYAYLDSEDEKFDPNTSAVYANESNNTTQTKDDKMPSTSALESEPEPELINTDKTTPETLFNKFFPVPSSSSASIHKVRKKAEQVAAVLTSPSHIEKKRSALKQKKEEDQRKTSKRKALHEKKNKRKNQKIEDESTDDDTDALDGLVTQSDDSPDEDDATEFLGCGEKYNVTTKADD; this comes from the exons ATGCcaacaaaatatattagaaaaggGACAGTGCAAAGGGGAAAATGGACTGAAGCCGACCTACTCCGGGCTGCAGAAGCAGTTAAAAACGGTGTGATGGGCTTGAGAGAAGCATGCCGCACTTTCAACAACATTCCTCCTCCAACACTTAGAAGGCGACTTAAAAATAATGACTTTATCAAAAGAACTCTTGGACCGCCTTGTATCCTTGGCATCcagaatgaattaaaaattggGTTTCATATACAAAAGTTACAAAAACACGGATTTGCGCCAACTCGTGAAAATGTCAGAGCAATGGCGTTTCACCTGGCAGATCAGCTTAAAATTAAACACACTTTTAATAGAGACAGTAAACTTGCTGGTTATGACTGGTTACATATGTTTTTACAACGACATCCAGACTTGATTGTTAGAAAAGCTGAGGGTATATCACTAGCTCGATGCAACGGTATGAATAAAGAAAAGGTCTCGGCGTACTTTAATCTGTTAGAAACAACATTAATGGAGGCCGGTTTAGTAAACAAGCCTGGtcatatatttaatatggatgAGACGGGTCTCCAACTTAATAATAAGCCAGGTTATGTTATTGCTCAGAAAGGTTCAAAAAACGTTGCCGCAATAACATCATCAGAAAAGGGAGAAACAATTACAGTAATCTCATGTTGTAATGCAGAAGGTTTTTACATACCACCAGCTTGCATTTTTAAgggcaaaaataaaaaaaccgagTTTGAGGATGATATGCCTCCGGGTTCTGTGGTTTACATGAACGAAAAATCCGCTTATATTAATACGGATTTGATGTTTACCTGGTTAAAAGAACATTTTGTTCCACGTAAATCAGACGGAAAAATTCTACTTTTACTGGATGGTCATGCCAGTCATTGTAATTCGGTAGAAATGCTGGAATATGCCGATGAACATAATGTTATTCTGTTTTGTCTACCTGGTCATACTACTCAGTTACTTCAACCCTTGGACAGGTGTTTCTTTAAAAGCCTGAAAGCCTTTTGGAATAAAGCTTGCAATACATTTGTAAAAGCAAATCCTGGTAGGAAAATTTCTCGTATGCAATTTGGTCAATTGTTGTCGGAGGCGTGGTCAAAAGCAGCAACTGTTGATAACGCTATGTCGGCTTTTAAATCTACAGGAATCTGCACATTTAATCCTGGTGCTATACCAGAGTATGCCTACTTGGATTCTGAAGATGAAAAATTTGATCCCAATACTTCTGCAG TTTACGCTAATGAATCTAATAATACCACTCAAACAAAAGACGATAAAATGCCCTCTACTTCAGCCTTAGAGTCAGAACCTGAACCGGAGCTGATAAATACCGATAAAACCACTCCCGAAACActttttaacaaattctttCCGGTGCCCAGCTCCTCATCAGCTAGCATTCATAAAGTACGGAAGAAGGCAGAGCAAGTGGCAGCTGTTTTAACATCCCCAAGtcacattgaaaaaaaaagatctgctCTTAAacagaagaaagaagaagatcaGAGAAAAACATCAAAGAGGAAGGCTCTGcatgaaaaaaagaataaaagaaaaaatcaaaaaattgaagatgAGTCAACAGACGATGATACTGATGCATTAGATGGGTTAGTGACTCAGTCTGATGATAGTCCGGACGAAGATGATGCAACAGAATTCCTTGGATGTGGTGAAAAATATAATGTGACCACGAAAGCCGATGATTGA
- the LOC130444342 gene encoding inducible metalloproteinase inhibitor protein produces the protein MNFTVSMCILFAVINFPSIHSDRSCKGPNEHYACGSACQTTCENLGETCPIVNIRCNDDCFCNDGYARDDDGICIPQKKCPPKD, from the exons ATGAACTTTACAGTGTCAATGTGTATTTTATTTGCTGTTATTAATTTTCCTTCGATACATTCAG ATAGAAGCTGTAAAGGGCCCAATGAACATTACGCTTGCGGTAGTGCTTGTCAAACAACATGTGAAAATTTAGGCGAAACGTGCCCTATAGTGAATATCAGATGCAATGATGATTGCTTCTGCAATGATGGATATGCTAGAGACGACGATGGTATTTGTATACCACAAAAGAAATGTCCTCCAAAAGATTAG